Within the Girardinichthys multiradiatus isolate DD_20200921_A chromosome 12, DD_fGirMul_XY1, whole genome shotgun sequence genome, the region GATTGTTTGTCCGCGTCGCTCACGGTATGCCCGACCCTGGGGGTACCTTAAGTCTTCTAACATTTCACAAGTTTGAAAAATAGGTTGCACCACCTCTCTAGATCATCTACAGTCCTGGGTGCTCTAATATATTCTCTTGATATCGACACACAAATTTAGGTCTAcaggatatacagtacagaccaaaagtttggacacaccttctcattcaaagagttgtctttattttcatgactatgaatattgtagcttcacactgaaggcatcaaaactatgaattaaaacatgtggaattatatactgaataaaaaagtgtgaaacaactgaaaatatgtcttatattttaggttcttcaaagtagccaccttttgctttgattactgctccacacactcttggcattctgttgatgtgcttcaagaggtagtcacctgaaatggttctcCAAGTCTTGAAGGacttcccagagatgcttagcacttgttggcccttttgccttcactccgcggtccagctcaccccaaaccatcttgattgggttcaggtccggtgactgtggaggccaggtcatctggcgcagcaccccatcactctccttcttggtcaaatagcccttacacagcctggaggtgtgtttggggtcattgtcctgttgaaaaataattgaTGGTCCAAcgaaatgcaaaccggatggaatagcatgccgccgcaagatgctgtggtagccatgctggttcagtatgccttcaattttgaataaatccccaacagtgtcaccagcaaagcaccccacaccatcacacctcctcctccatgcttcacggtgggaaccaggcatgtagagtccatccgttcacctcttctgcgccgcacaaagacacagtggttggaaccaaagatctcaaacttgactcatcagaccaaagcacagatttccactggtctaatgtccattccttgtgttctttagcccaaacaagtctcttctgcttgttgcctgtcttcagcagtggtttcctagcagctattttaccatgaaggcctgattcacacagtctcctcttaacagttgttctagagatgtgtctgctgctagaactctgtgtggcattgacctgttctctaatctgagctgctgttaacctgtgatttctgaggctggtgactcggatgaacttatcgtccgcagcagaggtgactcttggtcttcctttcctggggcggtcctcatgtgagccagtttctttatagcgcttgatgatttttgcaactgcacttggggacactttcaaagttttcccaattgttcggactgactgaccttcatttcttaaagtaatgacgGCCACTCGTTTTtgtttacttagctgcttttttcttgccataatacaaattctaacagtctattcagtaggactatcagctgtgtactttatccacctcctgcacaacacaactgatggtcccaaccccatttataaggcttgaaatcccacttattaaacctgacagggcacacctatgaagtgaaaaccatttcaggtgactacctcttgaagctcatcaacagaatgccaagagtgggcggagcattaatcaaagctaaaggtggctactttgaagaacctagaatataagacatattttcagttgtttcacacttttttgttcagtatataatcccacatgtgttaatttatagtttcgatgccttcagtgtgaatctgcaatattcatagtcatgaaaataaagacaactctttgaatgagaaggtgtgtccaaacttttggtctgtactgtaggtgTAGGGACTGTGACGGCCATTGACAGTTGTATCTGGCAAATCATTTGTATATTTCAATGAATTCATGATACAGTGCAGTCTAAACATTTTCCCAGTTCATTCAGTTgtgaaacaggcccacagcattacaggTAGACCACTATAATTAAAAGTAGGTATTAGTTGATTTTCCAGATTTTACATCACCCATATTACCCATATTTATTGCCGAAAAGCCCAATTTTAGTTTCACCTGGCCAACGCACACGGCTCCAGTTTTTTTCATTACCACACAATCGGTTGACATCTAATAGCTTTTAGGGAAACTTGGGGATGACACCactctgctttttattttctctgagcATTGGAATTTTTTTAAACCTTCTTTTACCTTTTCCTCACTTTGAATTGTGACAAGATTTATATAGGAGTCCTGGCCCAGCCTAGTGGTCAGTGGCTAaaagaaatcacatttttaGATGACAAATGGCATGAAGCATGCATAATTTAACAAGTTTTCTCTAGATGTCAGGGCCTACATGTGCTTTCTCTTGAGACAGCTTGTTCATTACACTTTCATATCACTAAATTCTTAGTTTGGTGGTTTTCTACTACTTTAAATCACTTCATCAAAGACATATTGATGAACCAGAGTCCAACTTCTCTCCTGTTCTGATGTACCGCACTTTTTGAGAATATAACAAAATTAAATCTGCTCAACTCTGTGAGTTTTCATGTGAACAGTCAAATTACTTTTTTGACAGAAACTTTTTCCACAGGTCCTACACGAGAAAGGCTTTTCACCTGTGTGAATCCTACTATGATGAAATAAACTTCCTCTTTCACTAAAGCTTTGTCCACAAGTCTGACATGAGAACGGCTTCTCTCCTGTATGAGTTCTCATGTGACCAGACAAACTGCTACTTTGAGAGAAACGTTTTCCACAGGTCAGACATGAGAAAggtttctcacctgtgtgagttctaATGTGACGAGTCAAATGAATTTGCTGAACAAAACCTTTTCCACAAACCAAACATGAGAAAGACTTCTCACCTGTATGGGTTCTCGTGTGCTTAGATAAGTTTCCTCTTTCactgaaactttttccacaggtcaaacatgaaaaaggcttctcacctgtgtgagttcGTATGTGTTGATTCAAGTAATTCCGAGCAAAAAATCTACCACACACTTTACAAGGAGACAGATTATCATTAATGTGCATTTTCCTCTGTCTTTTTAATGTTGAATTGTCTACATTGTCAAAGTGACCTCTGATGTTATCATGCCTCCTGTTCAGCTCATGTTCTTCATCTCTACTTGATCCCGAGTCTTCATTGTCGCTCATTTCCTGGTTTTGGTCCTCAGGTTCACCAGAGATCTGGACAAAAAGCTGGTCTGATCTTGGTTCTGGTTCCCAGCAGTCTCTTTCCTCATAAGCAGGATACACTATTATGCTATCAGTCTCTTGCTTCATTTCAAGCTGCTCTTTCTTCAGACTGATACAAACTTCCTCCTGTTCATCCTTTATCTGTGGTAGTTCTGGATTCTCCTGTTCATCTTTTACCCATGGCAGTTGTGTTTCTTGTTCTCCTTTTGTATAACAAGTTTCATGTTCCCCTTGGCTCTCTTGCATTTGCAGAGGTTCTAGCTCTTCCAGTTCATCTTTTATCTGTGGTGGCTCAATGTCTCCCCCGTTCTCTAGCATCTGCTCAGCTTCTATTCCTTCTTGGCTCTCTTTTATGTGCTGAGGTTCTGGATCATTTTGTCGCATACTGGGGCTCCTCTCCTTACTGTAGATCTGCTGGTCAGTGAGAATCTCCTCTTCAGGGAACCATGTTACTGCTTTCTCTACAGAGAGGAATGAGGTTTGAATattataaaaatgaatttatttggaGAAATGCAAAATTGACACTTCACCTGAAATTGAATATTGCAACTAGTCACTTATACAACCAGTATCTAGCCTATTAGTAATCAAACCAATGTTGCATTGATTaattaagtaaagaaaaaaagaaaagaaaaaaacgtaCTGCAAAACTTAAAATGCAAACATAATCTCTGAAGGAAAGTGAGAACGAAAAAGGTATTACTAGCTGATAAAAGGTCTAACTGGAGACTaacttaattttaaaatagTATCAATGTCagtgtctgaaatttaaatgctTCAAGTTTCAGACATAATTTGGATTTCTAAATATCTGACACAACATTAAAGACTTGGTTTAGAAAACGAGGAATGAATCAGCTTGGCCAATCTAGAACCGCCCcgttaaaaccaaaaacagactTCCTTTCTTTGATCCAATATCCAACGTCCCCCCAGACTCAAGTCATCATTAGTCACAACACAGAAGTTGCCCCATCATGATGTTAGTTGGGACTGATCAACTCCAGCAGGGGTATTTAATATATTACATGGCATTAGATAACTATACTGTAAAACTggctctgctgtttttttttttaaaccctgtgttattcttttttttagatggagactttcaaaacaaaactggatTAGATATCTAGTGTCAGTTAGGGTCTAAGAACTGTACTGAAACAttctaaacagaaaaacatttatttcaaaagcTTACAGAGCTTAAAACTTACAGAAAAAATATCTTACTTTGAAAGTTTTCTGACATGTATTGACATGcattaaaacaaacagtttttgatCATAAATATGCTCTGACAACACCAGAAACTTAATTTGTGGGGTAAAGTATTATTTCAGCTCTATTTAAAAGTAATAGTAAAGGCCTTTTCAATGGTCTTGGTAAGAAGGGTGAAAAGTCTGCATATGTGTGCAAGGATGTCCGATTTAGAAGGGTCCATAAAAATACAAGAATGAAAGGACATTTTGTGGCTTAAACAATTAGCCCAGTATCTCTCCATGTGAGAGGTGGTAAAAGCAGTTATGTGAAGGAGAATAATCTCGTACTTGTCATataacaaagagaaaaaactaTTTCAATCGCAAGGAGACTGCTGCTCAAGCTGCCTGCTTGGCCTGGTTAATGTTACAGGGGTCCAGACAGCATCACTATTTATCTCCCTTGATCAgtctaaaaaaattttttttaaatccctgtgCAATCCTGGTTTAAGCAGAAAACCATTGTGCTTCTATATATCTAAATAAGGTTTACATATATAGAAGGCTAAGTAAGCAGTGTTACAATGAAACTTGGGGTATCAGCAATTTTGAAATTAGCAGCTGCACGTACTGGGTAAGTTACTCAGTAGCCTCTGTTGCCAAGGTGTCAATTCAAATTTGATCAAAGGGTCAGCTCAAAGGAGGCTGACCTTGCAGTGCTAACAAGTATCTTCCTTTGATTTAATGACAATggttttgtctgtgtgtttatatattctGCTGGAGGCGTCTTCATTTTTAAGCGGGGGTTCTTCTTTCCACTCCCACCACATGCTTGCTCCAtatgagggaatgctgcaagctTAACACCACCATGCAACTGACTGCTCGTTCAGTAGGAGGGATGGCTGAAAAGTCAGTGACTCGCTGGCACCAGCTGGGTTTCCTCAGATGGAAATCTTTCTACCAATTGGAATAATAGTTGGATCTCGATTGCCCTGATTTCTGTCTAGGATGAAATCtcaatgtatgtaattgatttCAAACCTGTTTGTACAACTGAACTgaaaatatactgtatataaactGGACATTTCTTGTAAATGATAGACGATATTTGTTGTGAAATGGGGCTCTAttattgaatttatttacaataatcACTGTTTTACTAAAAGTATACTGGTTAAAAATAACTATAATCCAgttgtaaagctctgaacacACATCTTACCCATGCCACCCGGCCCATTTCTGTATGGTATAGTTAAGGACACAGACACAGGTGCATCACAAGTTCATCTGGTCGGAGTACACCTGCACACTTTCCATTTTTTGATTCTTTAAATCAGGTTGTAAGAACTGTTTGTAAATTTCTAGCCTGACTGTTATAGTTTTAgtacatgtaaaaataaaaataaaaaacgagAAAAAAGGAATATTGTTCAAACTGTTCACGGTATTTTGATCAGGCATCAAAATATCCAGCGACGCCTTAAAACCCTCTGCAGTTAACCAGAAACACCTCTAGCAAGACTTCCCTGCAGCTCTGTgttcagtaaaacaacatcagcACCGCTCAGGGTTCATACCTATTCTCTGTAGGTTTATTTGGGGTTTCCAGCAGATTTCCAGCAGTCTGCGCTGACGATCCAGCTCTTCCTCATAATGGACGATGGTTTTATCAACCTCTATGAATATTTCTTCCGCAGCAGCGGTCAGTCGCTCCCTGATAAACTCTCTCAGAGACTGAGCTGAAGACATTGTTGCTGCATAATACTTGGCTCGCACACCTCAACACAACATAGGCATCTCTGCTACCCCGGGCCCACAAAGTCCATCTGCTTGTTAATAGAGGCTAGAAAGAAAAGGCTTGGCTCCTTATTGCCCCCTGCTGGACTGGAGAATATCTCAAGTCTGAGGagaaaagtaacattttaaaagcggaatcaatttattttgctttacaCATCTAAAGGTACCCATTAGGTTTTTGGCCTCATGGGCTGCAGcactgtttttagttttttagaaTAGGCATGGCATATTTGTATAAATAGCAGCTttcatacagttttttttttttttccaaaacgtTTTACAGGAACACAAAGAGCAGACTGTTTTAAGCAAACCACAAAGTCCGCAAGAAACATGCCTAGTTTACATAAATTTGAATAACAGGACACTTCATATCAACAAATTCAATATTTATTGACCAAAGTTGATCCAGCTGGAAGTCTGGATAAAGCCTATGAACTGGACACATTCTTCCGGTAGCTTAGGTTCAGGAACAACTTCAGCATTCTCCTCTGTTACCCCTTGCCAAACAGCCATTAGACTTCCGGTACAAGATAGAGTTCTGTCATCatcagaaatactcagatgactcTGCAATCATCAGGTGTACAAAGAACTGATGGGCAGCGTTGTGGCATGGCGTGGAAGGGATCATCTAATCTTTAATGTGAACAAAACATAACAGATAATTGTGGATTTCAAGAGAAACAGAATTatgtcaaacactatttccatcatgggaagAAATGCATAGTTGTTGGGAGAGTAAATAAATATCTTGGTGTccacctggacaacagattgGACTGGGACGAAACAGTTAGCTGTCAACAGGAAGGGTCAGAGcaaactgtacttcttgagaaaGCTTTGGTCCTtgagtgtttgcagcaagatgctgtagttcttctataagtctgctgTGTAGAGTGTAATCTCATCTTCTATCATCTGTTGGGGTAGTAGTATTGGAACAAGTGACTTAAAAAGCTGAACATGTTGATAAAAAAGACTGgatctgttctggggactgATTTGAAGCCATCTATAatggctctttaaagaaacctaGATAACTTGAGTTACTACAAcaattaattttcctttgggattaatcaAACAAATCTACTGAACTAAAATGAactatttcattgtatttaaaaatggaaacatAAGTGCTTCTTTGAACAGGAAAACCATTTTTCAACTTGCTATGGATTCACAATATGACCACTGTCTCCAAACCACATGCCTTAGAAAGTTTCAATACCATCTGTTAAACCTCCCCTTTCCCTCTGTCAGTATTCTCTGGACTCTCCACCCTGTCTACATCCCAGGTTCTTCAACTTACCCTCCTACAGCATATCTGCTCTCTGCAGCTTAACTGCTCcacttttctctctcttttaccTATGTAGCCATCATTTGTGTCCGGTCAACACACTAATGCACACATGAAGGCAGTTCAGTTTAGTACAGTTTTTTTACATACctgttcaataaattagaatattattgacaagtgaatttattccagtaaCTCAGTTctctaagtgaaacacattgtgtagattaaatacacacagactgatgttttcaagcctttatttctgtcaactgtgattttctgcttacagctaatgaaaacacaacatttaagattagattaCATCAGAccgatgaaaaaaaaatttaatagagaaatgggggcacaatgaaaagtatgtttaatacctgcttaaaggttattttcaaaaggtacttttaatctgacaagcgAGTCTGATAGGAATGCATATTCTAAATTATTGATTCACAAATGTCCTCACAAGGTACTTCACACTTCATACACAGAAATATGTAGTCAATTAAATCCAATTCAATCCTATACAGAGATTTAAATATACTTGCAAACATTCCAATTTCTTTATGGTTATGAAACAATACATTCAAGTTCAGCTTATTATTACAattggtaaaacattttaaatctaagAATACCAAGAGGAGTCACtgattttgcagcaattacTCCTGTACCACATGACATTGAAGTTTATTGCAGTTTGCAGCAAccactcatactgagcatgcatgtaacgGTGGAAACAAAAActtccctttaacaggaagaacctTGCTCAGCGTAAGCAACCATCTGCTGCAACCCACTGAGGATTTAAAAAGGTAAAGAAGACAGTGTCTCTTCCTCCAATTTGAAACTTGTACTTTCAGACATAAAACCAGAACTGACATTAAAAGCCTCATAACTAATCAAACTTATTCTCTTGAGATGTTtgtgacaaaacagaaaaaggaataATTGGTAAATAGAAAATTTCTTGAGAAACTGATgcagagaaaatattttgttaatttaaacTGTGAGGCAAACACTAACGAGCATGACTCAGCCCAGCATGCATAGTTTTAGCTATCCTCTAGATGTCAGTGTCGGTCTACTCTTTCGCCACAGACTTTTTGTCTCTTTATACTAAAgtctagtttttaaaatataattagcACCACTAAAAAACACATTCCTACATAAAAGATTATCATTTTGGCAATTTTTTCTCCCCGCTTCATTTCAGACAAGCAAAAttgttcatttcagtttttgtgtACCAGCACACTTTATATCAAAGTTAACTGGACTTGGAGTTGAAAATATTGATGTAAAAAATACTGGAGGATCTGTGCTGCAAGCAGCTGTACTGATCACTGAGACACtacacaaaaaaactgttttatttttttatttattataaaacaaatggttaaaaaaaatggtaaaaaaaaagacatccaAAACGAAACCACACATTTAgttttacaaaattatttacacTGCAAACTCAAACCTCATCAGGAAGGTCAGCTCTGTCCTAGGATACCCCTTTGACCCAGTGCACGTTGTGGGAGACAGAACTCTGGCAAAAAAAACCCATCTCTCTTGGAAAATGTCCCCACCttgttcatgatgctgttgctGAACTGGGGAGCTCCTTcagctgcatcctaggtgcacaaaggagcattATCACAGGTTACTTCTCCCAGCAGCTGCtagactttataaccatcactgctcccaacaaactgAAGTTTACATCCCTGCAGTTTCATTTTTTGTAGTGTTTCTTTATGCACAAACATGCACGCATATATTGTAGATTTTTTAATTTACCATACTCAATCACACATTTGTTTTGAGTCTGCTATTTTTAATATCGGTAATGTATTTATGTTGCAAATCTTCCCTTaatgtagtttttttatttgtgtttttttattttcttacacacttgtggcctttatttttcaattgtttttgAAAGTGAGTTGACAGGAAATAGTGTGGAAAGAGAGGGGAAGGAAACATGTGCCGGGACTGGAACCCGCGACAGCCTGTGTTGAGGACTAAGGCTTCATACATTGGCCACGTGCTTTACCCCTGCGACAACATTGCGGCTCccatattttttgtatttttttctttgttttttaccttTATATGTGAATCCACAAGTCaactcaagtttatttatatagcgcttttcagcaacagtcatgggcactcactgaagtctaagtgtaaaactgttttagtccaaactttcaaatactaatgtttggctttcattGGTATGACATAGTTGTAGTACAATCCttctaaaaaatctaaaaatctatggagCCACATTTAGGTGAAAAGAGGATGAGAAGAAAGACCACAATAGGTATGaggtgggaaaaaaaatcatatttcacactttatcctcaGCAGGATAGAGTTTGAGATATCAAAAACAAACCTCAGCCCAAATAAGCAACACATATACGAGACAACATATTGCATGGATACCTTGAAGGCTGTATGTCAGGGGAGTGTATGTTTATATAAGCATGTGcgtgtgtgcaaagtaagtccatgaagcactatcacagaggccattgtccttgatggtacgttagaatgttcatcaactggccacaaagttctgagcaggtccacagatgtcctcagggaagggagggggcagagcgtcatgtttacataacttccaggataagttgaagatagccagccatcaaggccaggAAGGGGAGCTAGAttcagaaaacaattatttgggtcaggctgactcttaattttccgtcagccttgagagcctcgctggtgcttctcaatggcgaatccaaacagccaaattcatggtctttcgccagatccgagcgaacaacttctCCAAAATGTACCCCatttcacctctgagtccaagAATTGCAGCCAGCCTGTGATCTtgtaggatcacatccagtttgCGATTCTGCTCGCTTAACATTTCAATCTGAGTGTTGATAGCTCTGCAGATTCCTTCACATAAACCAGGCAGCCTTGCAATGGCCAGAACTGCTGGCGCCGTTTTCccaatatgccaggtaaccgcaaACTccgaaaagcagaaatcctgttatcagaaatccaattatgtacacatcttccacatcctcaacTGATATCATTATCTGACATACAATCCTtgacttctgccaggagtccattgtgcaTCCGGAGAGgaatgtcccgtctggacaagagggtctccccttaccctgtcttcccgtcgagaaaatttgatcaattgcgttgagagaccagctgaccagatCCATAATTTACAATTTGGGAGATATGCAAAGAGAGGCTCAGAAAGAAGACAAGTCAGACAGAAGCATGGACTTTATCCATGGATCAGACAAATATTTCGGGAGTGACTGATGTAACAAAAGACAGAATCTGTCccaaaaatttcaaataaataaagctaGTCTCACAGCGTCAAATGGCCTCCTTGAACATGAGAAAGGATTCCCACATTTCTCACTTTTCATGTGGTGaggaaaatttattttaactttttcctcatTTCCCATATCACAAAGCTTTCTCGACTGAGTGAGTTCTAATGTGATTTTTCAACCAGAATCGCCTGGTAAATTTTTTTCCACAAGTtttacatgagaaaggcttctcatctgtgtgagttctcatgtgagCAGTCAAATTTTCACTTTGATGAAAACTCCTCTTAcatatcatacatgagaaaggcttctcatctgtgtgaattctcatgtgagCAGTCAAATGTTCACTTTGATG harbors:
- the LOC124878247 gene encoding zinc finger and SCAN domain-containing protein 2-like; translated protein: MSSAQSLREFIRERLTAAAEEIFIEVDKTIVHYEEELDRQRRLLEICWKPQINLQRIEKAVTWFPEEEILTDQQIYSKERSPSMRQNDPEPQHIKESQEGIEAEQMLENGGDIEPPQIKDELEELEPLQMQESQGEHETCYTKGEQETQLPWVKDEQENPELPQIKDEQEEVCISLKKEQLEMKQETDSIIVYPAYEERDCWEPEPRSDQLFVQISGEPEDQNQEMSDNEDSGSSRDEEHELNRRHDNIRGHFDNVDNSTLKRQRKMHINDNLSPCKVCGRFFARNYLNQHIRTHTGEKPFSCLTCGKSFSERGNLSKHTRTHTGEKSFSCLVCGKGFVQQIHLTRHIRTHTGEKPFSCLTCGKRFSQSSSLSGHMRTHTGEKPFSCQTCGQSFSERGSLFHHSRIHTGEKPFSCRTCGKSFCQKSNLTVHMKTHRVEQI